A DNA window from Arachis duranensis cultivar V14167 chromosome 3, aradu.V14167.gnm2.J7QH, whole genome shotgun sequence contains the following coding sequences:
- the LOC107479120 gene encoding serine/threonine-protein kinase RIPK: MTFMKGIWKSMLPGCYKGEYPSRKPKRVVSTKPICSQRISVSDLSFPSTTFSEDLSMSLAGTNLHVFTLAELKLITQHFSSSNFLGEGGFGPVHKGFIDDKLRHGLKPQPVAVKLLDLDGSQGHKEWLTEVVFLGQLRHPHLVKLIGYCCEEDHRLLVYEYLPRGSLENQLFRRFSASLPWSTRMKIAVGAAKGLTFLHEAEKQVIYRDFKASNILLDSDYNAKLSDFGLAKDGPEGDDTHVSTRVMGTQGYAAPEYVMTGHLTAMSDVYSFGVVLLELLTGRRSVDKSKVPREQNLVEWARPMLNDPRKLGRIMDPKLEGQYSEMGSRKAAALAYQCLSHRPRNRPTMSAVVKVLDPLQDFDDIPIGPFVYTVPNESNNNNNNSGVESSFSPSPSPNKEKKSGHHHHHRHRRPHPLAKSPKSPRPHSHLNSENERHHTNRRSSSSESDSPPSHT, encoded by the exons atgacatTCATGAAAGGAATATGGAAATCAATGTTGCCGGGATGTTACAAAGGAGAGTACCCATCAAGAAAGCCGAAGAGAGTGGTTTCGACGAAGCCAATATGTTCGCAGAGGATATCAGTGAGTGACTTGAGCTTCCCAAGCACAACATTCTCGGAGGATCTGTCGATGTCGCTGGCGGGAACAAACCTGCATGTCTTCACGCTGGCTGAGCTCAAGCTCATCACTCAGCATTTCTCGTCCAGTAACTTCCTTGGCGAAGGCGGGTTCGGACCGGTTCACAAGGGCTTCATTGATGATAAGCTTAGGCATGGCCTTAAGCCTCAGCCTGTTGCTGTTAAGCTCTTGGACTTGGATGGCTCCCAAGGCCATAAAGAGTGGTTG ACTGAAGTGGTTTTCCTGGGTCAACTAAGGCATCCACACCTTGTGAAGCTGATTGGATATTGCTGTGAAGAAGATCATAGGCTTTTGGTATATGAATACTTACCAAGAGGCAGCTTAGAAAATCAACTATTTAGAA gATTCTCAGCATCATTGCCCTGGtcaacaagaatgaaaattgCTGTTGGAGCTGCAAAGGGTTTAACCTTTCTCCATGAGGCAGAGAAGCAAGTCATCTATAGAGATTTCAAAGCTTCAAACATATTGTTAGACTCT GATTACAATGCAAAACTATCTGATTTTGGGTTAGCAAAGGATGGTCCTGAAGGAGATGACACCCACGTTTCAACTCGTGTTATGGGAACCCAAGGCTATGCTGCCCCGGAATATGTCATGACAg GTCACTTGACAGCAATGAGTGACGTGTACAGCTTTGGGGTAGTATTGTTAGAGCTTCTAACAGGAAGAAGATCAGTGGACAAGAGTAAGGTACCAAGGGAACAAAACCTTGTGGAATGGGCAAGGCCAATGCTCAATGACCCAAGAAAACTCGGAAGGATAATGGACCCTAAACTTGAAGGGCAGTACTCTGAAATGGGATCAAGAAAGGCTGCAGCATTGGCCTACCAATGCCTTAGCCATAGGCCCAGGAACAGGCCCACTATGAGTGCTGTTGTTAAGGTTCTTGATCCCCTTCAGGACTTTGATGATATTCCAATTGGGCCCTTTGTGTATACCGTTCCTaatgaaagtaataataataataataatagtggtGTTGaatcttctttttctccttctccttctcctaacaaggagaagaaaagtggacatcatcatcatcatcgtcatagGCGACCACATCCGCTTGCTAAATCACCTAAGTCACCAAGGCCACATTCACATTTAAATTCAGAGAATGAGAGACACCACACGAATAGAAGATCATCATCAAGTGAATCAGATTCTCCACCTTCGCATACATAG